In Maridesulfovibrio sp., the following proteins share a genomic window:
- the thiS gene encoding sulfur carrier protein ThiS has translation MKVKLNGKESELAGEATILELLESKSLTADSVVVELNMEIIPAESYGSTKINDGDHLEILRFVGGG, from the coding sequence ATGAAAGTTAAGCTGAATGGTAAGGAATCCGAACTGGCCGGGGAAGCAACAATCCTTGAACTGTTGGAGTCAAAGAGTCTTACAGCGGACAGCGTTGTTGTTGAACTGAACATGGAAATCATCCCGGCGGAAAGTTACGGCTCCACTAAAATAAATGACGGGGACCACCTCGAAATACTGCGCTTTGTAGGCGGAGGCTGA
- a CDS encoding adenylate/guanylate cyclase domain-containing protein — protein sequence MKKTHTLYVNILSIFITLISAVVLCVVFYGYIQNSSIALFSAKQLVRQTGSAIGERTENIFDSAFMTVNTYIGFNEIEEKPSIHSHPMSNAFFKCLQEHKDFTSIFIGFSDGDFYLVSSLRNRDKMKKEKNIPPEAQWYTQTIGHLPNGERYELTRYLNEGFVTIGSSSSVEADYDPRKRNWFIEAQKTDRAILSDIYIFALSGEPGITVSRRFDAHVPGTLGVDLSLANLSEFMKRQLVGEGCEIMIYEPSGDLYGYHDMEKLSSSLFWNADRSIARPKVTGLKSKVLNTLVANHEKNTGDHLRIHQLIVDGKRYISLIDPLPKEYGKELFVAITVPESFFTGPIAKIGTNNLLVSLGIFMLFLPVIHLVAKQLSKPLIDLTSSVNNIKQFNLEIPVDIKSNIIEVRDLSKATETMRKTLNSFGKYVPRPLVQSMMVNKITPRLGGGRKQLTFMFTDIKDFTSISETMSPEQLTRTITSYLKCMSRVILKNKGTIDKYIGDGIMAFWNAPVADKNHARNGCMAALYCREALKKFNKHCRDNNKPEMITRMGVHTGEAVVGNIGSADRMDYTAMGAAVNLASRLEGLNKYLGTEILVSDATKELAGADFLFRYAGRVLPKGTIHSSGVYELLGLKTGTDNGDRNLTVSTQQESMVKQWAEALGILMDCDYEKAAAAFESYIQTYGPDPLADYYRELSRKFVLNPPAENWQGEIVFNAK from the coding sequence ATGAAAAAAACACATACCCTATACGTAAATATTCTCAGCATTTTTATCACCCTCATAAGTGCTGTCGTATTATGCGTTGTGTTTTACGGTTACATTCAAAATTCCAGCATCGCCCTCTTCTCAGCAAAACAGCTTGTCCGGCAGACAGGCTCAGCAATTGGAGAACGTACTGAAAATATATTCGATTCAGCATTTATGACTGTAAATACATATATCGGTTTCAATGAGATCGAAGAAAAACCTTCCATTCATTCCCATCCGATGAGCAACGCATTTTTCAAATGCCTGCAAGAACATAAAGACTTTACGTCCATTTTTATAGGCTTTTCCGACGGGGATTTCTATCTGGTTTCATCTCTGCGCAACAGGGATAAGATGAAAAAAGAAAAGAATATCCCGCCAGAAGCTCAGTGGTATACCCAAACCATAGGACATCTTCCAAACGGCGAAAGGTACGAGCTGACAAGATATCTGAATGAAGGTTTTGTGACCATCGGTTCAAGCTCCAGCGTAGAGGCTGACTACGACCCCAGAAAGCGAAACTGGTTTATAGAAGCCCAAAAAACAGACCGGGCCATATTGAGTGACATCTATATCTTTGCCCTATCAGGGGAGCCCGGGATTACTGTTTCCAGACGCTTTGATGCCCATGTTCCGGGAACTCTGGGAGTTGATCTTTCCTTGGCAAATTTATCCGAATTCATGAAACGCCAACTCGTTGGAGAGGGGTGTGAAATCATGATATACGAGCCATCAGGTGACCTCTACGGCTACCATGATATGGAAAAGCTCAGCTCCAGTCTTTTTTGGAATGCTGACCGTAGTATAGCCAGGCCAAAGGTTACCGGGCTGAAAAGCAAAGTTCTGAACACCCTTGTCGCCAACCATGAAAAAAACACCGGCGACCATCTGCGTATCCACCAATTAATAGTAGATGGTAAAAGATATATTTCCCTCATCGATCCGCTTCCTAAAGAGTACGGCAAAGAACTTTTTGTTGCCATAACAGTCCCTGAATCCTTCTTCACCGGTCCAATCGCAAAAATCGGAACCAACAATCTGTTGGTCTCACTCGGAATATTCATGCTCTTCCTTCCTGTAATCCATCTGGTGGCCAAACAACTGAGTAAGCCGCTGATAGACCTGACCAGCAGCGTAAACAACATCAAACAGTTCAATCTTGAAATTCCAGTTGATATCAAATCAAATATTATTGAAGTGCGTGACCTTTCGAAAGCCACAGAAACAATGCGCAAGACTCTAAACTCCTTCGGTAAATATGTCCCGCGGCCTTTGGTCCAATCGATGATGGTCAACAAGATTACCCCCAGGCTCGGTGGGGGGCGCAAACAACTGACCTTCATGTTTACGGATATAAAAGATTTCACCAGTATTTCTGAAACCATGTCTCCGGAACAGCTGACCAGAACGATAACATCATACCTAAAGTGTATGAGCCGGGTCATCCTTAAGAACAAAGGAACTATCGATAAATATATCGGTGATGGGATCATGGCCTTCTGGAATGCTCCTGTAGCAGACAAAAACCATGCCCGGAACGGTTGTATGGCCGCACTCTATTGCCGAGAAGCTCTCAAAAAATTCAACAAACATTGCCGGGACAACAACAAACCGGAAATGATTACCCGTATGGGTGTCCACACCGGAGAAGCCGTCGTCGGGAATATCGGTTCAGCGGACCGCATGGACTATACGGCTATGGGGGCGGCTGTGAACCTTGCTTCGCGCCTTGAGGGCCTGAATAAATATCTGGGTACTGAAATTCTGGTAAGCGATGCCACCAAAGAACTTGCCGGAGCTGATTTCCTGTTCCGCTATGCCGGACGGGTATTACCGAAAGGAACAATCCATAGTTCAGGAGTTTACGAACTGCTGGGGCTCAAGACCGGAACGGATAACGGAGACAGAAATCTGACAGTAAGCACGCAACAGGAATCGATGGTTAAACAGTGGGCAGAAGCACTCGGCATACTGATGGATTGTGATTACGAAAAAGCGGCAGCAGCCTTTGAATCATATATTCAGACATACGGCCCTGACCCTCTGGCCGATTACTACAGAGAATTAAGCCGTAAATTCGTTTTAAATCCTCCAGCGGAGAACTGGCAGGGGGAGATAGTTTTCAATGCCAAATAA
- the phoU gene encoding phosphate signaling complex protein PhoU, which translates to MDMHHPLKVYEEELADLQGLVLELGNMALQQLSKAIETFAENNAEKAQAIIDGDEKINDLEHEVDKMSLMIITKMEPKAGDLRYVLTASKIASDLERIADYAKSIAKKGKRGFAEEHAQHLGYVQHMGQELTAMLSSVLEAFKNLSVEKALDVWHSDSNVDALFKEGVTEMKDCVSSEELEGTGFISLLFTMRCLERVGDHITNISEHIYFIKYAEYFSGRK; encoded by the coding sequence ATGGATATGCACCACCCCTTGAAGGTATACGAAGAAGAACTTGCTGACCTTCAGGGATTAGTTCTTGAACTAGGCAATATGGCATTGCAGCAATTGAGCAAGGCTATTGAAACCTTTGCAGAGAATAATGCGGAAAAAGCGCAAGCCATCATCGATGGAGATGAAAAAATAAATGACCTCGAACATGAGGTGGACAAAATGTCCTTGATGATCATCACCAAGATGGAACCAAAGGCTGGGGATCTGCGTTATGTGCTTACCGCAAGCAAAATCGCTTCCGACCTCGAACGTATTGCCGACTATGCTAAAAGCATCGCCAAGAAGGGCAAACGCGGTTTTGCCGAAGAACATGCCCAGCATCTTGGCTATGTACAGCATATGGGACAGGAGCTGACCGCAATGCTCTCCAGCGTTCTGGAAGCATTCAAGAATTTGAGTGTGGAAAAAGCCCTTGATGTCTGGCACAGCGACAGCAACGTTGATGCGCTGTTCAAGGAAGGCGTAACCGAAATGAAGGACTGCGTTTCCTCTGAAGAACTGGAAGGTACGGGCTTCATCTCCCTGCTCTTCACCATGCGCTGCCTAGAGCGTGTCGGCGACCATATAACCAACATCTCCGAGCATATATATTTCATCAAGTATGCTGAATACTTCTCAGGTAGAAAGTAA
- a CDS encoding HEAT repeat domain-containing protein has translation MKLRGLFLCLAVSMLALGGCSKSFNVAPPAVSSVEYSGTVNDKVSFSLDDERSSEDKQFSVGTLTAYLDIDNEVAFLQNYLERELKMRGIKFSKDVTAAHPLTLKIHKYRIRNQRTSGFSPYFTFMTFSADLYDGGQKHRITSYFKNGKVPVWAFREVENPCYNIPISLMVKEVATKINRYALKYVAPDVEVERLVHEIRAGYDQKLVYMKVLELGYTNSQKAVAPLLELTKHDDTMVVACAVSALGMLQAKDELPFLIQFYQEHDDTQKFMALKSIGDMDCEASRKFMDSVKNSQDYEKEKIKEVVDLYY, from the coding sequence ATGAAGTTGAGAGGATTGTTTTTGTGCCTTGCGGTGTCGATGCTGGCGCTGGGAGGTTGTTCCAAGTCGTTTAATGTTGCCCCTCCTGCTGTATCCAGCGTTGAATATTCTGGGACTGTCAATGACAAGGTGTCTTTCAGTTTAGATGATGAGCGTAGCAGCGAAGACAAGCAGTTTTCGGTTGGAACTTTGACCGCTTATCTTGATATAGATAACGAAGTCGCTTTTTTGCAGAATTATCTTGAGCGGGAATTAAAGATGCGCGGGATTAAATTTAGCAAAGATGTAACTGCGGCACATCCTTTGACTCTTAAGATTCATAAATACCGCATACGCAATCAGCGAACTAGCGGGTTCTCACCATATTTTACTTTCATGACCTTCAGTGCTGATTTATACGATGGGGGACAAAAACACCGCATCACCAGCTATTTTAAGAATGGTAAAGTTCCGGTCTGGGCATTCCGGGAAGTTGAAAATCCTTGTTATAATATCCCGATTAGCTTGATGGTTAAGGAAGTCGCAACCAAGATCAACAGGTATGCGCTTAAATATGTGGCTCCAGATGTGGAAGTGGAACGGCTGGTTCATGAAATTAGGGCTGGGTATGATCAGAAACTTGTTTACATGAAAGTCCTGGAACTGGGCTATACCAATAGCCAAAAGGCAGTTGCTCCGTTGCTCGAGCTTACTAAGCATGATGACACCATGGTCGTTGCCTGTGCGGTCAGTGCGCTGGGCATGTTGCAGGCTAAAGATGAACTGCCGTTCCTGATTCAATTCTATCAGGAGCATGATGACACGCAGAAATTTATGGCTTTGAAATCCATCGGGGATATGGATTGCGAAGCTTCACGCAAATTTATGGATTCGGTAAAAAACTCCCAAGATTATGAAAAGGAAAAGATTAAAGAGGTTGTTGATCTTTACTATTAA
- a CDS encoding YhdT family protein, whose translation MDKNPKDWRFAQANKEALLTLGVYALYFIWWYVCAYGIGSGDPEQYEYVFGLPEWFFYSCIVGYPLITILLWALVRFKFKDIPLDEEMETAFDSETGDKQS comes from the coding sequence ATGGACAAAAATCCTAAGGACTGGCGATTCGCGCAGGCCAACAAAGAGGCCCTGCTTACTCTGGGCGTTTACGCCCTCTACTTCATCTGGTGGTACGTGTGTGCCTACGGCATAGGCAGCGGCGATCCAGAACAATACGAATACGTCTTCGGACTTCCGGAATGGTTTTTCTATAGCTGCATTGTCGGCTACCCGCTGATTACTATCCTGCTCTGGGCACTGGTCCGTTTTAAATTCAAAGACATTCCCTTGGACGAAGAAATGGAAACCGCATTTGATTCCGAAACCGGAGATAAACAGTCATGA
- the panF gene encoding sodium/pantothenate symporter: protein MSNTLLTIIPVIIYLAMSFGVALWARKKAESTKSSKGFIEDYFIGGRSMGGMVLAMTIIASYTSASSFVGGPGVAYKLGLSWVLLAMIQVPTTFLTLGILGKRFAIVARQTDSVTITDFLRARYKSDAVVILCSVALILFFMAAMLAQFIGGARLFQTVTGYPYIVGLALFGISVVLYTAIGGFRAVVLTDAIQGIVMVVAVVVILLAVINAGGGMEKCIQSLKAIDPGLITPTGPKDAVPQPFTLSFWVLVGIGILGLPQTTQRCMGYRDSKAMHDAMIIGTLLIGFMILCAHLAGTLGRAILPELPAGDLAMPSLIVELLSPVWAGVFIAGPLAAIMSTVDSMLLLVSAAIIKDLYIHYRLKGDASRMTLVSIKKMSLICTVVVGLMVFVAAIEPPDLLVWINLFAFGGLEAAFLCPIVLGLYWDKGNSTGAISSIIIGVGTFIALTIMKPAMGGVHAIVPTTLASLLAFVLGSYAGLSRNKGGITV from the coding sequence ATGAGCAATACTCTGCTGACCATAATTCCGGTAATTATCTATCTCGCAATGTCCTTCGGCGTGGCTCTCTGGGCACGTAAAAAGGCCGAATCCACCAAATCATCCAAGGGATTCATTGAAGACTATTTCATCGGCGGCCGTTCAATGGGCGGCATGGTTCTGGCTATGACCATAATTGCCAGCTATACAAGTGCCAGCAGCTTTGTTGGCGGCCCGGGAGTGGCTTATAAACTCGGACTGAGCTGGGTTCTATTAGCAATGATTCAGGTTCCGACTACTTTTCTGACGCTGGGTATCCTCGGTAAAAGATTCGCAATCGTAGCCCGCCAGACCGATTCCGTAACCATCACCGATTTCCTGCGTGCCCGCTATAAAAGCGACGCCGTAGTAATTCTCTGTTCCGTGGCTCTAATCTTGTTTTTCATGGCCGCTATGCTGGCCCAGTTCATTGGCGGGGCAAGACTTTTCCAGACCGTAACCGGTTATCCTTATATTGTAGGCCTCGCACTCTTTGGAATAAGCGTGGTGCTCTACACAGCCATAGGCGGATTCCGGGCCGTGGTGCTCACCGACGCCATTCAGGGGATCGTCATGGTCGTGGCTGTTGTAGTTATCCTGCTGGCAGTCATCAATGCAGGAGGAGGCATGGAAAAATGCATCCAGTCCCTGAAAGCAATCGATCCCGGCCTGATCACACCCACCGGCCCGAAAGATGCTGTCCCGCAGCCGTTCACCCTTTCCTTCTGGGTACTGGTCGGTATCGGCATTCTAGGACTGCCCCAAACCACCCAGCGCTGCATGGGATACCGGGATTCCAAAGCCATGCATGATGCAATGATCATCGGAACCCTGCTCATCGGTTTCATGATTCTTTGCGCACACCTTGCAGGAACACTGGGCCGGGCTATCCTGCCCGAACTCCCCGCCGGCGACCTTGCCATGCCATCGCTGATCGTTGAACTGCTCTCCCCGGTCTGGGCCGGTGTTTTCATCGCCGGACCGCTGGCCGCAATCATGTCCACAGTGGACTCCATGCTTCTGCTCGTCTCCGCCGCCATTATCAAAGACCTCTACATCCATTACCGTTTGAAAGGTGATGCTTCGCGCATGACTCTGGTCAGCATCAAAAAAATGAGTCTGATCTGTACTGTTGTTGTCGGACTGATGGTTTTTGTGGCCGCTATCGAGCCGCCGGACCTGCTGGTCTGGATCAACCTTTTCGCCTTCGGCGGACTGGAAGCGGCATTCCTCTGCCCCATTGTCCTCGGGCTGTACTGGGATAAAGGAAACAGCACCGGGGCGATATCTTCCATCATCATCGGAGTAGGAACATTCATAGCGCTGACCATCATGAAACCGGCTATGGGCGGTGTCCATGCCATTGTTCCGACCACTCTGGCCTCGCTGCTTGCCTTCGTGCTCGGATCATATGCCGGACTTTCCCGAAACAAAGGCGGGATAACCGTTTAG
- a CDS encoding ABC transporter substrate-binding protein, with product MPNKLLKMLPVLLLCLLCGNAYAKTQIHFWTTEVAPDRQAVIEYLVRAFEIHHPDIEIFVKGVEENQIATELTKYLANGTGPDVISCSSDLLVAFNQKGWIDYYATQKVLDHAGKENFFSGPLSKFKIAKDKYCGLPFNGWVQGIWYRKDWFDQKGLAPPNSWENILKAAKVFHDPQNGRYGILIGTRNDAYAEQVFSHLALAAGVTPFNKNGEIQFESPQTIATLEFYKKLAAYTPPGPQWWRGRDFYMQGRLAMMFYSTFIMDDLAIPAIAADSLGSRNFAELKGAEYDSSLLKNTGMVSSISKTTKAAYGVIHALGLLKTVDETKQRAAIKFASFLFQDDVYITWLHMVPGGMLPVLKHITSNPEFYRDAQGVIQKYSRQRIKEIVSGFEYIKNFSIIDGVLIPQAAQASEQGIIPEMIKEVLQLNTPPAAAVHNAAQKMRKIPPQ from the coding sequence ATGCCAAATAAATTATTAAAAATGCTTCCGGTCTTGCTGCTCTGCCTACTCTGCGGCAATGCATATGCAAAAACCCAGATCCATTTCTGGACTACCGAGGTGGCACCGGACAGGCAGGCTGTCATAGAATATCTTGTCCGGGCTTTCGAAATACACCACCCGGACATTGAGATATTTGTGAAGGGAGTGGAAGAAAATCAAATAGCAACGGAACTCACAAAGTATCTGGCCAACGGTACCGGGCCGGACGTAATAAGCTGTTCCTCGGATCTATTGGTTGCATTTAACCAGAAAGGTTGGATCGACTACTACGCAACCCAAAAAGTTCTGGACCATGCAGGTAAGGAGAACTTCTTTTCCGGCCCGTTGAGCAAGTTCAAAATTGCTAAAGACAAATATTGTGGGCTGCCGTTTAACGGCTGGGTGCAGGGTATCTGGTATCGTAAAGACTGGTTCGATCAAAAAGGACTGGCCCCGCCGAACAGCTGGGAGAACATCCTTAAGGCGGCAAAAGTTTTTCACGACCCACAGAACGGCCGCTATGGAATATTAATCGGAACCCGCAATGATGCATACGCCGAACAGGTCTTCAGTCATCTGGCCCTAGCTGCCGGGGTTACTCCTTTCAACAAAAACGGGGAGATCCAGTTTGAATCCCCGCAAACAATCGCGACACTTGAATTTTATAAAAAACTTGCCGCATACACCCCGCCGGGACCGCAATGGTGGCGTGGAAGGGATTTTTACATGCAGGGCAGGCTGGCCATGATGTTCTATTCCACTTTCATTATGGATGACCTTGCTATTCCGGCCATTGCTGCCGATTCACTGGGATCAAGAAATTTCGCTGAGCTTAAAGGTGCTGAATATGATTCCTCCCTGCTTAAAAACACGGGCATGGTTTCAAGTATTTCAAAAACCACTAAAGCCGCTTACGGGGTCATCCACGCCCTTGGACTACTCAAAACAGTAGATGAAACGAAGCAAAGGGCGGCAATCAAGTTTGCCAGCTTCCTATTTCAGGACGATGTCTACATAACATGGCTGCATATGGTTCCCGGCGGAATGCTCCCCGTGCTCAAACACATAACTTCCAATCCGGAATTTTACCGTGATGCGCAGGGAGTAATCCAGAAATATTCCCGCCAACGGATAAAGGAAATAGTTTCCGGTTTCGAATACATCAAAAACTTCAGCATTATCGATGGAGTGCTGATCCCGCAGGCAGCACAGGCATCGGAACAGGGCATAATTCCAGAAATGATAAAAGAAGTACTGCAATTAAACACCCCACCTGCGGCGGCAGTTCATAATGCAGCTCAGAAAATGCGGAAAATTCCGCCGCAATGA
- a CDS encoding substrate-binding domain-containing protein, which yields MNSCRISIFAKIIVLLFALGLSGCHADKVEHKKELLIYCGITMIKPMAEIAGIIERDYDCKILITKGGSGNLLKSIKANKIGDLYLPGSGAYIQTTLEQGLVTDTVHVGYNKAAMMVKKGNPKNIPASLDSLADKRFLVAIGNPESGSIGRETKKILDKKSIFSKVANNVQIMTTDSKDLIRFLKGEEADLVVNWYATATWAENEDSITVLPISDEYAEKKKLIIGLLRFSRYPELARAFMDYAASEKGKAIFNKYGLYDVR from the coding sequence ATGAACTCTTGCCGAATCAGCATATTTGCGAAGATCATTGTACTGCTTTTTGCACTCGGATTATCCGGTTGTCATGCGGACAAGGTGGAACATAAGAAAGAATTGCTGATTTATTGCGGGATTACCATGATAAAACCAATGGCTGAAATTGCCGGGATAATTGAGCGGGATTATGATTGCAAAATATTGATTACTAAGGGCGGGTCCGGCAATCTGCTCAAATCGATCAAAGCCAATAAAATAGGTGATCTTTATCTGCCTGGCTCGGGCGCGTACATTCAGACAACACTCGAACAGGGGCTGGTGACCGATACTGTCCATGTGGGCTATAACAAGGCTGCAATGATGGTAAAAAAGGGCAATCCTAAGAATATTCCTGCCTCTTTGGATAGTCTGGCTGATAAGCGTTTTCTGGTGGCTATCGGTAATCCTGAAAGTGGCAGCATCGGCCGGGAAACAAAGAAGATTTTGGATAAAAAATCTATTTTCTCAAAAGTAGCAAACAATGTGCAGATAATGACGACTGATTCCAAGGATCTTATCCGTTTTCTGAAAGGGGAAGAAGCTGATCTTGTTGTGAACTGGTATGCTACTGCTACATGGGCGGAGAATGAAGACAGCATTACGGTACTGCCTATTAGTGATGAATACGCCGAGAAAAAGAAACTGATAATCGGATTATTGAGGTTTTCCCGCTACCCGGAACTAGCCAGAGCCTTTATGGATTATGCCGCCAGTGAAAAGGGGAAGGCTATTTTCAATAAATACGGATTATATGATGTTAGATAG
- a CDS encoding PAS domain-containing protein, giving the protein MLDRKLPGIFKEQVTSRILFLCLIFLLTFTVNFVVDRVKLNILSGYDQEIYNQETRSKLGMALMHRLLLVELGVAKIVDSADPRMVDLLLADINHSLDKLGTILTVLQNGGTFVNTFPANFYDTDEVQEQITFRRGNNDGYAMEVIDLNPKIFELGEAVANIASNMRELLQKQDTLTLEKVHHSLRFRTMQIDALILRARESASKIFFETQVDINRLNKLKEDVTVDMDNVRLGIMVCTLPLFLFLFFRILFNISTILADRERKSNNLEQANRVIENIVDSIPVGMAIINEKREIMRVNSEALMIFDVPQGESVIGQSCENIFCFSADEYCPFINSKVGSSANEVVVRTISGRKITVLKKATEINFAGERVLLEAFMDITDRIEMEKRLKSQQDYTHAVLQGVQAGVVVIEEETHTILDMNETAAKIIGVNRDEALGAVCHEYICPAEVNKCPVTDLGQEIDHAVRKLSNGKSVLKSVVPFKRGDASYLLESFVDITDRVQTEKQLKEDLHAAEVLSRAKSEFISRMCHELRPPIKDIAGFSDRILADGQETFASNNQAHVEHISESGRKLLKMIDSVLDISTSGKIDFGDNGGKKDIFSVFDHGQVATENTDSCMDKDEVEEAHSVLFIEANSKNIDDMRQLFSECAGCSLIVRKTVEKGMRALQLLRPEVVFLGEDLGGDSFEEAISSIKSLDILPRTPFVVVLGDEEVSGADLTAPTPSCVAELRKLLMESEVQ; this is encoded by the coding sequence ATGTTAGATAGAAAGTTACCCGGGATATTTAAAGAACAGGTCACCTCCAGGATTCTGTTTCTCTGTCTTATTTTCCTACTGACCTTTACGGTTAATTTTGTTGTGGACAGGGTAAAGCTCAATATTCTGTCTGGTTATGATCAGGAAATTTATAATCAGGAAACAAGGTCGAAGCTTGGCATGGCTTTAATGCACCGGTTGCTTCTGGTTGAATTGGGGGTGGCAAAGATTGTCGATTCTGCTGATCCGCGCATGGTTGATCTGTTGCTTGCCGATATCAACCACAGCCTTGATAAGCTGGGGACAATATTGACAGTCCTTCAGAACGGGGGAACTTTTGTAAATACTTTTCCGGCAAATTTTTATGATACCGATGAAGTTCAGGAGCAGATAACTTTTCGCCGTGGGAATAATGACGGTTATGCCATGGAAGTTATTGATCTTAACCCAAAAATTTTTGAGCTTGGCGAAGCGGTGGCAAATATCGCATCCAACATGCGGGAGTTGTTGCAAAAACAGGATACTTTAACTCTTGAGAAGGTTCACCATTCCCTGAGATTTCGGACAATGCAGATTGACGCGCTTATTCTTCGTGCGCGGGAATCTGCAAGTAAAATATTTTTTGAAACGCAGGTGGATATAAACCGTCTGAACAAGCTCAAAGAAGATGTCACCGTTGATATGGATAATGTTAGGCTTGGAATTATGGTTTGCACCCTGCCGTTATTCCTCTTCCTCTTTTTCCGCATCCTGTTCAATATAAGTACTATTCTTGCTGACCGGGAAAGGAAATCCAACAATCTTGAACAGGCAAACCGGGTTATTGAGAATATTGTGGATTCTATTCCGGTCGGTATGGCAATAATCAATGAAAAGCGTGAAATTATGCGCGTGAATTCTGAAGCATTGATGATTTTTGATGTCCCGCAGGGAGAATCTGTCATCGGTCAGAGTTGCGAAAATATTTTTTGTTTTTCCGCGGATGAATATTGTCCTTTCATAAATAGCAAGGTTGGATCATCTGCCAATGAAGTTGTTGTACGAACCATTTCCGGCCGAAAAATAACAGTACTGAAAAAGGCGACCGAAATTAATTTTGCTGGAGAACGGGTTCTCCTTGAAGCTTTTATGGATATCACGGATCGAATTGAAATGGAAAAACGGCTTAAAAGCCAGCAGGACTACACACACGCCGTTCTGCAGGGGGTTCAGGCCGGGGTGGTTGTTATCGAGGAGGAGACGCATACCATTTTGGATATGAATGAAACTGCAGCTAAAATCATTGGAGTGAACAGGGATGAGGCTCTAGGGGCTGTCTGCCATGAATATATATGTCCAGCTGAGGTGAACAAATGTCCGGTTACAGATCTTGGGCAGGAAATAGACCATGCCGTGCGCAAGCTATCTAACGGTAAGTCTGTTCTTAAAAGTGTAGTGCCATTCAAGAGAGGGGATGCTTCCTATCTGCTGGAAAGTTTTGTGGATATTACTGACAGGGTGCAGACGGAGAAACAGCTGAAAGAAGATCTGCATGCTGCGGAAGTTTTAAGTCGGGCCAAATCTGAATTCATTTCCCGTATGTGCCATGAGTTGCGGCCCCCGATCAAAGATATTGCGGGCTTTTCAGATAGGATTTTGGCTGATGGGCAGGAGACGTTTGCGAGCAATAACCAAGCGCATGTCGAACACATTTCCGAATCCGGGCGCAAGCTGTTGAAAATGATTGATAGTGTTCTGGATATTTCCACATCAGGAAAAATTGATTTCGGGGACAATGGCGGCAAAAAAGATATTTTCAGCGTTTTTGACCATGGGCAAGTGGCAACCGAAAATACTGATTCGTGCATGGATAAAGATGAAGTTGAAGAAGCTCATTCTGTTTTATTCATAGAGGCAAACAGCAAAAATATTGATGATATGCGGCAGCTTTTTTCAGAGTGCGCAGGTTGTTCTCTGATTGTCCGCAAGACTGTTGAGAAAGGAATGAGGGCCTTGCAGTTACTAAGGCCTGAAGTTGTTTTCCTTGGAGAAGATTTAGGTGGAGATTCTTTTGAGGAGGCAATTTCGTCCATAAAAAGCCTTGATATTTTGCCGCGTACACCTTTTGTCGTTGTTCTTGGTGATGAAGAAGTCTCCGGGGCCGACCTAACAGCTCCAACACCTTCCTGCGTTGCTGAATTGCGTAAATTATTGATGGAAAGTGAGGTCCAATAG